From Rhizobium sp. NZLR1, a single genomic window includes:
- a CDS encoding class I SAM-dependent methyltransferase — protein sequence MPSSFNVESADGYERLMGRWSKRLAPLLIDFAGLADGDRVLDVGCGTGSLAFTLAERPGLKEIAAIDYSPVFVEAATRRNTDPRIAIRQADACALPFEDNRFDRAMSLLVLHFVPEAGKAVSEMRRVVRPGGMVAAAVWDHYGGMSGMRMMWDTVVMLDEQALPLRRRYCFQPMMRPGEMKESFVSQGLVDVEETSLLIRMEYLSFDDYWEPIAAGEGPLGKYVAGLDPAKRTAVDGAVRAAYEAGEPDGPRSFASVAWACRGRVPDGG from the coding sequence ATGCCGTCGAGTTTCAATGTCGAAAGTGCGGATGGTTATGAGCGGCTGATGGGGCGCTGGAGCAAGAGGCTGGCGCCGCTGCTGATCGATTTCGCCGGATTGGCGGATGGGGATCGAGTGCTCGATGTCGGCTGCGGCACCGGCAGTCTGGCTTTTACGCTGGCGGAAAGACCAGGCTTGAAGGAGATCGCCGCCATCGATTATTCGCCGGTTTTCGTCGAGGCGGCGACGCGGCGCAATACCGATCCGCGGATCGCGATCCGACAGGCAGATGCCTGCGCGCTGCCGTTCGAGGATAACCGCTTCGACCGGGCGATGTCGCTGCTCGTGCTGCATTTCGTGCCGGAGGCGGGAAAGGCGGTGTCCGAAATGCGCCGTGTCGTTCGCCCGGGCGGCATGGTCGCCGCCGCCGTCTGGGACCACTATGGCGGGATGTCCGGCATGCGGATGATGTGGGACACTGTTGTCATGCTCGATGAGCAGGCGTTGCCGCTGCGCCGCCGATATTGTTTTCAGCCGATGATGCGACCGGGAGAAATGAAGGAAAGTTTCGTCAGCCAGGGCCTTGTCGACGTCGAGGAGACATCGCTGCTGATCCGGATGGAATACCTCTCCTTCGACGATTACTGGGAACCGATTGCCGCCGGTGAGGGGCCGCTCGGCAAGTATGTCGCTGGGCTGGATCCGGCGAAGCGAACGGCTGTGGATGGCGCGGTCAGGGCGGCATATGAGGCCGGCGAGCCCGACGGGCCGCGGTCCTTCGCGTCGGTGGCGTGGGCGTGTCGGGGCAGGGTGCCGGATGGCGGTTAG
- a CDS encoding DMT family protein gives MSFSPAALWPVVMLFASNIFMTFAWYGHLKHKGSAIFLAILVSWGIAFFEYCLAVPANRIGSAVYTTAQLKTMQEVITLLVFAGFSIFWLGENLTWNHAIGFALIAIGASFIFRA, from the coding sequence ATGTCGTTTTCTCCCGCCGCCCTCTGGCCCGTCGTCATGCTGTTTGCGTCCAACATCTTCATGACCTTTGCCTGGTACGGGCATCTCAAGCACAAGGGCAGTGCCATCTTCCTTGCCATCCTGGTCAGCTGGGGAATCGCCTTTTTCGAATATTGCCTGGCGGTGCCGGCCAACCGTATCGGCTCGGCGGTCTATACGACGGCCCAGTTGAAGACGATGCAGGAGGTGATCACGCTGCTGGTCTTTGCCGGCTTCTCGATCTTTTGGCTCGGCGAGAACCTGACGTGGAATCATGCGATCGGCTTCGCGCTCATCGCGATCGGGGCATCCTTTATCTTCCGGGCATAA
- a CDS encoding NmrA/HSCARG family protein, translating to MSNIRSVLVTGATGQQGGAVVRALIARGHRVKAISRKPDGDGAKQLAAAGVEVVAGDLNDGASVAKAANGVDTMFLMGNSYEAGTEAETRQGITVANAAKAAGIGHLIYSSVGDADKKTGIPHFDSKYLVEKHIAGLGIPYTISAPVAFMENTVAPWAIDGLRQRVYAAALPPTRLLQQVTIDDIGAFVAALAERREQVFGKRFDIAGDELSGEQQAKILSEALDRPIAYRELPIAAMRQQSEDAALMFEWFNRTGYDVDIAALRRDFPDVGWHSYADWARGFDWSVLGKASA from the coding sequence ATGAGCAACATTAGAAGCGTTCTGGTCACCGGCGCCACCGGCCAGCAAGGCGGCGCGGTCGTGCGTGCGCTTATCGCGCGGGGACACCGCGTCAAGGCGATCTCGCGCAAGCCGGACGGCGACGGCGCAAAGCAGTTGGCTGCGGCAGGGGTCGAGGTCGTCGCCGGCGATCTGAATGACGGCGCATCCGTGGCGAAGGCTGCAAACGGCGTCGACACGATGTTCCTGATGGGCAACAGCTACGAGGCCGGGACGGAAGCGGAAACGCGCCAGGGCATCACCGTCGCCAATGCGGCGAAGGCCGCCGGAATCGGGCACCTGATCTATTCCTCCGTTGGCGATGCCGACAAGAAGACCGGCATTCCGCATTTCGACAGCAAGTACCTCGTCGAAAAGCATATCGCAGGCCTCGGCATTCCCTATACGATCAGCGCGCCCGTCGCCTTCATGGAAAATACCGTGGCGCCCTGGGCGATCGACGGGCTGCGCCAACGCGTCTATGCCGCGGCCCTGCCGCCAACCCGGCTGCTGCAGCAGGTCACCATCGACGACATCGGCGCTTTCGTCGCAGCACTGGCCGAGCGGCGCGAACAGGTATTCGGCAAGCGTTTCGATATTGCCGGCGACGAATTGTCCGGCGAGCAGCAGGCGAAGATCCTATCCGAGGCGCTCGATCGGCCGATTGCTTACCGCGAACTGCCGATCGCCGCGATGCGGCAGCAGAGCGAGGACGCGGCGCTGATGTTCGAATGGTTCAACCGCACCGGCTACGATGTCGACATCGCTGCCCTGCGCCGCGATTTCCCCGATGTCGGCTGGCACAGCTATGCCGATTGGGCGCGCGGCTTCGACTGGAGCGTTCTCGGCAAGGCATCCGCCTGA